Proteins found in one bacterium genomic segment:
- a CDS encoding VOC family protein: MGKKLTANETPDWCTLATPDVEAAKKFYGALFGWKARDTKAGGKKRTVVSTGAEQVAGMMALSPNAGGPQPVWGISVSVDDVDASVERARRLDATVIMDPTDVPGVGRLALLLDPQGEMLSVISYDGQ; encoded by the coding sequence ATGGGAAAGAAGCTCACGGCGAACGAAACACCCGACTGGTGCACGCTCGCGACGCCCGATGTCGAGGCCGCGAAGAAGTTCTACGGCGCGCTGTTCGGCTGGAAGGCCAGAGACACCAAGGCGGGCGGGAAGAAGCGCACCGTCGTCTCGACCGGCGCCGAGCAGGTGGCGGGAATGATGGCGCTCTCGCCGAACGCCGGCGGACCGCAGCCCGTGTGGGGCATCTCCGTCAGCGTGGACGACGTCGACGCCAGCGTCGAGCGCGCGCGCCGGCTGGACGCGACCGTGATCATGGACCCGACGGACGTTCCGGGCGTCGGGCGCCTCGCCCTCCTGCTGGACCCGCAGGGCGAGATGCTCTCGGTCATCTCCTACGACGGGCAGTAA